One stretch of Thermanaerosceptrum fracticalcis DNA includes these proteins:
- the ychF gene encoding redox-regulated ATPase YchF: MKIGLIGLPLTGKTTFFNLLTSGKVATGNFSGKAEANVGVARVPDVRIDFLSNLYKPKKTTYAQIEFTDIAGLMVSEGDHKAASKFLNDVRNCDALVHVLRAFANPDVVHVVGEINPARDLEAVEMELLFSDMELIEKRMERIKTGKKITKENQVELNILEKCYSVLESGMSMRDVELSEEERISLRNYAFLTEKPRLAVVNLDEEQFKKKEYPHRQELQALCREKNIPLLEICALMELEISELEEEDKKLFMEDLGLEATGIELLARNVYEHLGLISFFTVGEDEVRAWTIDKGTNAKEAAGKIHSDIERGFIRAEIVKYKDIAELGAMSKVKEKGLFRLEGKEYIVEDGDIINFRFNV; the protein is encoded by the coding sequence GTGAAAATCGGATTGATAGGCTTACCCCTGACAGGGAAAACTACCTTTTTTAACCTGTTAACCAGCGGCAAGGTGGCTACAGGCAATTTTTCCGGTAAGGCAGAGGCCAACGTAGGTGTGGCCCGGGTTCCTGATGTGCGGATTGACTTTTTGAGCAACCTCTACAAACCTAAAAAAACTACCTATGCTCAGATAGAGTTTACTGATATTGCGGGGCTCATGGTCAGCGAGGGTGACCACAAGGCTGCCAGCAAATTCCTCAATGACGTGAGAAACTGTGATGCCTTGGTTCATGTTTTGAGGGCTTTTGCTAATCCTGATGTCGTCCACGTGGTGGGAGAGATTAACCCGGCCAGGGACCTGGAAGCGGTAGAGATGGAACTTTTGTTTTCCGACATGGAGCTCATTGAAAAACGTATGGAAAGGATCAAGACTGGCAAGAAGATCACCAAAGAAAATCAGGTTGAATTAAATATCCTGGAAAAGTGCTACAGTGTCTTAGAATCAGGCATGTCCATGCGTGATGTGGAGCTTTCGGAGGAAGAACGGATCTCCTTGCGCAACTATGCCTTCCTTACGGAAAAACCCCGCCTGGCTGTAGTTAATTTAGATGAAGAACAGTTTAAAAAGAAAGAATACCCTCATCGCCAGGAACTCCAGGCTTTATGCCGGGAAAAGAATATTCCTCTCCTGGAAATCTGTGCCTTGATGGAGCTGGAAATTAGCGAACTGGAGGAAGAGGACAAGAAATTGTTTATGGAGGACCTGGGGCTTGAGGCTACGGGGATAGAACTATTAGCCAGAAATGTCTACGAACACCTGGGATTAATCTCTTTCTTCACTGTGGGTGAGGACGAAGTCCGGGCCTGGACCATTGATAAAGGAACAAATGCCAAGGAAGCCGCAGGAAAAATTCATTCCGATATAGAGAGAGGCTTTATTAGAGCGGAAATCGTAAAATACAAAGATATTGCCGAACTGGGCGCTATGAGTAAAGTTAAGGAAAAAGGACTTTTCCGCCTGGAAGGCAAGGAATATATAGTCGAAGACGGTGACATCATCAACTTCAGATTCAATGTTTAA
- a CDS encoding cupin domain-containing protein, whose product MSYLVKLADVTEIDRLNARVRLAVSKNTIGEEDVSQGLLRLEPGKAMNEHIHEKSVEIFFPVEGQCEIVINGESYHLEPGIIARVPKGVSHYLNNIYDKEFKVVFTHVPHV is encoded by the coding sequence ATGAGTTATCTTGTAAAGCTGGCCGATGTTACGGAAATCGACAGGCTCAATGCCAGGGTCCGCCTGGCAGTGTCCAAAAACACCATTGGTGAAGAAGATGTGAGCCAGGGTTTATTACGTTTGGAACCCGGAAAGGCCATGAATGAGCATATTCATGAGAAAAGCGTGGAAATATTCTTCCCTGTAGAAGGACAGTGTGAAATCGTCATTAACGGGGAATCCTATCACCTGGAACCGGGGATAATCGCCCGGGTACCTAAAGGGGTTTCCCATTATCTCAACAATATTTATGACAAGGAATTCAAAGTTGTCTTTACCCATGTTCCCCATGTCTAA
- a CDS encoding pyridoxal-phosphate-dependent aminotransferase family protein yields MCNDYAELKPSERLLLGPGPSNADPRVLRAMAAPLVGHLDPEFLQIMNDNMSLLRYVFQTKNELTMAMSGTGSAGMETVFVNLVEPGDKVVVCVNGVFGQRMVDVAQRAGAEVTVVNAPWGQIIEAAEVKKAVESVKPKLVAIVHAETSTGILQPLEEISAICKEADCLLVVDCVTSLGGVEVKIDEWGIDAAYSGTQKCLSCPPGLAPVTFNEKARAVINKRKNKVQSWYLDLTMIQNYWGQERFYHHTAPISMGYALRECLRVIYEEGLEARFARHKLNAEALKAGLKAMGFKLYAQEGRQLPSLTTAWIPEGVEDASTRKFLLNKYNIEIGGGLGEGKGKVWRFGLMGHNSTEKNVLTLLTALEAAFVYQGKTVEPGAGIAAALEVYKNK; encoded by the coding sequence ATGTGTAATGATTATGCAGAACTCAAACCCAGTGAACGCCTGTTGTTAGGTCCCGGGCCCAGTAATGCCGACCCCCGCGTTCTGCGGGCCATGGCTGCACCTCTGGTGGGACATTTGGACCCGGAATTTTTACAGATCATGAATGACAATATGTCCCTCTTACGCTATGTGTTTCAGACTAAAAACGAACTGACCATGGCTATGTCCGGTACGGGCAGCGCCGGTATGGAAACGGTTTTTGTCAACCTGGTGGAGCCGGGTGACAAAGTAGTGGTATGTGTAAACGGCGTCTTTGGCCAGCGCATGGTGGATGTGGCGCAAAGGGCCGGGGCAGAAGTAACAGTAGTCAACGCACCCTGGGGCCAAATCATTGAGGCCGCCGAAGTGAAAAAAGCCGTAGAGTCCGTGAAACCCAAGCTGGTTGCTATTGTTCATGCTGAAACATCCACGGGTATTCTCCAGCCCCTGGAGGAAATTTCCGCTATTTGTAAAGAAGCGGACTGCCTCCTGGTGGTAGACTGTGTCACTTCCTTAGGCGGTGTGGAAGTTAAAATTGACGAATGGGGGATTGACGCGGCTTACAGCGGCACCCAGAAATGCCTGAGCTGCCCGCCCGGTCTGGCCCCCGTTACTTTTAACGAGAAAGCCCGGGCTGTTATAAATAAGCGGAAAAACAAAGTACAAAGCTGGTACCTGGACCTCACCATGATTCAGAATTACTGGGGCCAGGAGCGCTTCTACCACCATACTGCGCCTATTTCCATGGGTTATGCTCTCCGGGAATGTTTGCGTGTGATTTATGAGGAAGGCCTGGAAGCCCGTTTCGCCCGGCATAAACTAAATGCTGAGGCCTTAAAAGCCGGCTTAAAGGCCATGGGCTTTAAGCTATACGCCCAGGAAGGCCGTCAATTGCCCTCTCTCACTACAGCCTGGATACCTGAAGGCGTGGAAGATGCGTCAACCAGGAAGTTCCTCCTCAACAAGTATAACATCGAGATCGGCGGCGGATTAGGAGAAGGCAAAGGAAAAGTTTGGCGTTTCGGCCTCATGGGCCATAACTCTACAGAGAAAAATGTCCTGACACTCCTTACGGCCTTAGAAGCAGCCTTTGTCTACCAGGGTAAAACCGTAGAGCCCGGTGCCGGTATTGCTGCTGCTTTAGAGGTATATAAAAACAAATAA
- a CDS encoding ECF transporter S component has protein sequence MSTKQMVRLALLAGFGVLLMYAVAFPLPFFPEFLTYDPGDIPALIAAFAVGPWAGVLVQLLKNVITFLIGGSKAGIIGVTANFIAGGTMALVAGLVYSLKKTRGMAVIGLLAGVVTTTLVMGAVNYFWLLPLWGVPANQVLPMLTGAVLPFNAVKFSLSSVVTFALYKKVKSIIEVEKYDPVVENKQ, from the coding sequence ATGTCGACAAAACAAATGGTACGTTTGGCTCTGCTGGCTGGTTTTGGGGTTCTCTTAATGTACGCCGTTGCTTTTCCTTTGCCTTTCTTTCCCGAATTTCTTACTTATGACCCAGGCGACATTCCTGCCCTTATCGCCGCTTTTGCAGTAGGTCCCTGGGCGGGAGTTCTGGTGCAGCTGTTGAAAAACGTCATTACCTTTTTGATTGGCGGTTCCAAGGCGGGAATCATCGGTGTCACTGCCAATTTCATTGCCGGGGGTACTATGGCTTTGGTGGCAGGTTTAGTATACTCCCTGAAGAAAACCAGAGGAATGGCGGTGATAGGTCTTTTGGCCGGCGTTGTGACAACTACTCTGGTCATGGGTGCGGTCAACTATTTCTGGTTATTGCCGCTCTGGGGTGTGCCGGCCAATCAGGTACTGCCCATGCTAACCGGCGCCGTCTTACCTTTTAATGCTGTGAAGTTTTCTCTTTCTTCGGTTGTTACCTTTGCCCTCTATAAAAAGGTCAAGAGTATCATAGAGGTAGAAAAGTATGATCCCGTTGTGGAAAATAAACAGTAA
- a CDS encoding MtnX-like HAD-IB family phosphatase has product MKRVFFVDFDGTITLEDTCDAMTKAFAGEGWQESLHRWEKGELTTQSCAREIFRLFNVTIEELASFLANIPIDETFRDFVGYVESRGEKLFIISDGYDFNLSIILGKAGLSHLPCFSNRLVIRDNQYDIDSPFQLTECNKCGTCKKELVSRLKEDAAEVVYIGDGYSDMCGCQAADLIFAKGRLLNYCQKENLPVIPFSSFADILSWLKEHDER; this is encoded by the coding sequence ATGAAACGTGTCTTCTTCGTTGATTTTGATGGGACCATCACCCTTGAGGATACCTGTGATGCTATGACCAAAGCTTTTGCCGGCGAGGGTTGGCAGGAAAGCCTTCACCGCTGGGAAAAAGGAGAACTGACCACCCAGAGCTGTGCCCGGGAAATCTTTCGCCTGTTTAATGTGACCATAGAGGAACTGGCCTCTTTTCTCGCCAACATACCCATTGATGAGACTTTCCGCGATTTTGTCGGGTATGTGGAAAGCCGCGGAGAAAAACTTTTCATCATCAGTGACGGGTACGATTTCAATCTATCCATTATCCTGGGAAAAGCCGGGCTAAGCCATCTCCCCTGTTTCTCCAACCGCCTTGTCATAAGGGATAATCAATATGATATTGACAGCCCTTTTCAATTGACAGAATGCAATAAATGCGGGACCTGTAAAAAAGAACTGGTATCCCGGCTAAAAGAAGATGCCGCAGAGGTAGTTTATATCGGTGACGGCTACTCCGATATGTGCGGCTGCCAGGCTGCCGACCTTATTTTCGCCAAAGGCCGTTTGCTGAACTACTGCCAAAAAGAGAATCTCCCGGTGATTCCTTTTTCCTCCTTTGCCGATATCCTGAGCTGGCTAAAAGAACATGATGAAAGATAA
- a CDS encoding TVP38/TMEM64 family protein, translating to MIKKILLVLLTIGAIFYWGADLVAILATGNMTALKELILRGGYLAPLISFALIIIQAFISPLPSVMIFIANGIIFGSWGGFLISWVGSLCSAVVCFGLIRYLGLNITAPPRILASMIKLIEEYQDQAVFVARVLPFVPFDLASYAFALTHVRLKTFLVGTALGQTPAILFYSLWGREQYAWYINLGGILVWVAVISVIYYVWQKMRKKKEKMENVT from the coding sequence ATGATAAAGAAAATACTTCTTGTTTTATTGACAATAGGAGCTATTTTTTACTGGGGAGCCGACCTAGTGGCCATTCTGGCCACAGGCAATATGACAGCTCTCAAGGAGCTGATTCTGCGCGGCGGGTACCTGGCGCCCCTCATATCTTTCGCCCTGATCATTATACAGGCCTTTATCTCACCCTTGCCCTCGGTGATGATTTTCATAGCCAACGGCATCATTTTCGGGAGCTGGGGGGGGTTTCTCATCTCCTGGGTGGGGTCTTTGTGCAGTGCTGTGGTATGTTTCGGGCTAATCCGCTATCTTGGGCTTAATATTACAGCCCCGCCGCGGATATTAGCGTCAATGATCAAATTAATCGAAGAATACCAGGATCAGGCTGTCTTTGTGGCCCGGGTCTTGCCTTTTGTTCCCTTTGACCTGGCCAGCTACGCTTTTGCCTTAACCCATGTAAGGTTGAAAACTTTCCTGGTGGGAACTGCTTTGGGTCAAACTCCCGCTATCCTCTTTTATTCCCTCTGGGGGAGGGAGCAGTATGCCTGGTACATTAACCTGGGAGGAATACTGGTCTGGGTGGCCGTCATTTCGGTAATTTATTATGTGTGGCAGAAAATGAGAAAGAAAAAAGAGAAAATGGAGAATGTCACCTAA
- a CDS encoding aldehyde ferredoxin oxidoreductase family protein, giving the protein MYILRVNMSDLSIKKETVPEKYQLMGGRALTSHIINAEVDPHSHALGPNNKLVFAPGLLAGTPAPSSGRLSVGTKSPLTGTIKESNAGGVAAQKLARLGVKAIIVEGQPKDDKWYILKIDNEGGQLLPADKIIGKGNYETGELLRAQFGEKAGVISIGPAGENKMSAASIAVADMEGHPVRHAGRGGTGAVMGSKGLKALVIDDTNAPGVEIKDKEAFRGAAQAFSKMLLANPTCGTGLPTYGTAVLINILNEAGGLPTENFKRGRFEGAEKISGEFMYDTILARKGNPTHACHPGCVMRCSQIYNDAEGNYLTAGFEYETIWAFGADCCIDNLDQIAMADRLCDDLGLDTIEMGVTMAVAMEAGVIPFGDGEGMLNLLKNEIGKATPLGRILGQGAAFTGQAYGITRVPVVKKQGIPAYDPRAVKGIGVTYATTTMGADHTAGYSVATNILKVGGFVNPLGTEGQVDLSRGLQIATAAIDSSGLCLFVAFTVLDEPEALPKVADMLTAQYGVKVTVDDITELGKAVLRVEREFNTRAGFTPAHDRLPEFFANEPVPPHNTTFDIAGEELDKVFNF; this is encoded by the coding sequence GTGTATATTCTAAGGGTAAACATGTCTGACCTCTCTATCAAAAAAGAAACGGTGCCGGAGAAGTACCAGTTAATGGGTGGGCGTGCCCTAACGTCACACATCATCAACGCCGAAGTTGATCCCCACAGTCATGCTTTAGGTCCCAACAACAAACTGGTCTTCGCCCCAGGGCTTCTGGCCGGGACTCCTGCTCCCAGCTCGGGACGTCTTTCCGTTGGTACCAAAAGTCCCCTTACCGGTACAATCAAGGAAAGCAACGCCGGTGGTGTTGCTGCCCAAAAACTGGCCCGTTTAGGTGTGAAAGCGATTATCGTCGAAGGCCAGCCCAAAGACGATAAATGGTACATCCTCAAAATAGATAATGAGGGAGGCCAACTCCTTCCCGCCGATAAAATAATAGGAAAAGGTAATTATGAAACGGGTGAATTGTTAAGAGCCCAATTCGGGGAAAAAGCCGGTGTCATCTCCATCGGACCAGCCGGAGAAAACAAGATGAGCGCTGCTTCCATTGCTGTAGCAGATATGGAAGGACATCCCGTGCGCCATGCCGGCCGCGGCGGTACGGGGGCTGTCATGGGATCCAAAGGACTTAAAGCCCTAGTTATTGACGACACTAATGCCCCAGGTGTAGAAATCAAAGATAAAGAAGCCTTTAGGGGAGCCGCTCAAGCCTTTAGCAAGATGCTCCTGGCTAACCCTACCTGTGGTACGGGTTTACCCACTTACGGTACAGCTGTTCTGATTAACATATTAAATGAAGCAGGTGGACTGCCTACGGAAAACTTTAAGCGGGGACGTTTCGAAGGTGCTGAAAAGATCAGTGGCGAATTCATGTATGACACGATTCTGGCCCGGAAAGGCAATCCCACTCATGCCTGCCATCCCGGCTGTGTCATGCGCTGTTCGCAAATTTATAACGACGCTGAGGGCAATTACCTCACAGCCGGCTTTGAATATGAAACCATCTGGGCCTTTGGAGCCGACTGCTGTATTGACAATCTGGACCAGATTGCCATGGCCGACCGCCTCTGTGATGATCTGGGCCTGGATACCATTGAAATGGGTGTAACCATGGCAGTAGCCATGGAAGCTGGTGTTATCCCCTTCGGCGATGGGGAAGGTATGCTTAATCTCCTGAAAAATGAAATTGGCAAAGCTACCCCCCTGGGAAGAATCCTGGGCCAGGGTGCAGCCTTTACAGGCCAAGCCTATGGTATAACCCGGGTACCCGTTGTGAAAAAACAGGGGATTCCTGCTTATGACCCCCGGGCCGTAAAAGGTATCGGTGTTACCTACGCTACTACCACTATGGGTGCTGACCATACGGCGGGATACAGTGTAGCCACTAATATTCTAAAGGTCGGCGGTTTTGTTAATCCTCTCGGCACAGAAGGTCAGGTAGACCTTTCCCGGGGCCTGCAAATCGCCACTGCTGCCATCGACAGTTCCGGTCTCTGTCTCTTTGTAGCCTTTACTGTCTTAGATGAGCCGGAAGCACTGCCGAAAGTGGCCGATATGCTTACCGCCCAGTACGGGGTAAAAGTAACTGTAGATGATATTACAGAATTGGGCAAAGCAGTCTTAAGGGTGGAAAGAGAATTCAATACAAGAGCAGGATTTACACCTGCCCATGACCGCCTCCCCGAGTTCTTTGCCAATGAACCGGTTCCGCCCCACAACACCACTTTTGACATTGCCGGTGAAGAATTGGATAAAGTATTCAACTTTTAA
- a CDS encoding MoaD/ThiS family protein, whose amino-acid sequence MEVRLYAYLRDTIPEAKKGPLLVDIPEDSTIGDLLAYLQLPDESNLIVMVDGIRQFNSYPLKNGSRIAIFPPIGGG is encoded by the coding sequence GTGGAGGTTCGCCTCTATGCATATTTACGGGACACCATACCTGAAGCAAAAAAAGGGCCTCTCCTGGTAGATATTCCTGAAGACAGTACGATTGGTGATTTACTTGCCTATTTGCAATTACCAGATGAATCAAACTTAATTGTGATGGTAGACGGGATACGACAGTTTAATTCCTATCCTTTAAAAAATGGGTCTCGCATAGCCATCTTCCCTCCTATCGGCGGGGGCTAA
- a CDS encoding sigma-54-dependent Fis family transcriptional regulator, whose amino-acid sequence MLLKAPQVAKAWKKFVYHGKLDKTLPTVVARSWERCLTKLDPFTANHLDKLEEHRFKELLERYSMLIEVAKPIMEEIYLSMKGSGFCVILTDPQGYILKVLGDTSFMEKARRVNLSQGVNWHEHRKGTNAIGTALVEEKPVTIFAQEHLLKENHFLTCSAAPIFNSKGEVAGVLDISGNYYRAHPHNLALVVAGAKAIQNRLIMLESQKHKNMTPVYQHKAVYTFDSIIAESEKMQTVIKLARRAAQTESTVLLQGESGTGKELLAHAIHNKSSRCHGPFVAINCGGVPQNLVESELFGYEEGAFTGARARGAKGKFELANGGTLFLDEIAELPLDCQAALLRVLQEKCYHRIGGVQLIPADVRIIAATNKNLYEQVQQGKFRLDLYYRLNVITIEIPPLRERREDIGILTDHILADLSSRYHHAGLEVSPQVDQLFYTYSWPGNVRELVNVLERAIHLADNKIILPEHLPTTLQTLYNVSPQDGGGTVMDNLEVQTIRLALKRYGNNITQTSRYLGISRNTLYRKIEKYRIKI is encoded by the coding sequence ATGCTTTTAAAAGCACCCCAGGTAGCAAAAGCCTGGAAAAAATTTGTCTACCACGGGAAATTGGATAAAACCCTCCCGACCGTTGTAGCCCGTTCCTGGGAGAGATGTCTGACTAAGCTGGATCCTTTCACCGCTAACCATTTGGATAAGCTGGAGGAACATCGTTTTAAGGAATTACTGGAAAGATACAGTATGCTTATTGAGGTGGCTAAACCAATCATGGAAGAAATCTATCTTTCTATGAAAGGTTCCGGCTTCTGTGTTATTCTTACAGATCCCCAGGGCTACATCCTGAAAGTGCTGGGAGACACCAGTTTTATGGAAAAAGCCCGGCGGGTAAACCTCTCCCAGGGGGTTAACTGGCATGAACACAGGAAAGGAACCAATGCCATCGGAACAGCGTTGGTAGAAGAGAAACCGGTGACTATCTTTGCCCAGGAACATTTATTAAAGGAAAATCATTTTTTGACCTGCTCTGCCGCTCCTATTTTTAACAGTAAAGGGGAAGTGGCAGGGGTACTGGATATTTCGGGCAATTACTACCGGGCTCATCCCCATAATTTGGCTCTGGTGGTGGCCGGGGCCAAAGCCATACAAAACCGCCTGATCATGCTGGAGAGCCAGAAACATAAAAATATGACGCCGGTTTACCAGCACAAGGCCGTTTATACTTTTGATTCCATTATCGCTGAAAGTGAAAAAATGCAGACAGTGATAAAGCTGGCCAGGCGTGCAGCTCAAACTGAATCTACCGTTTTGCTCCAGGGCGAAAGCGGCACGGGAAAAGAATTGCTGGCTCATGCCATCCATAATAAAAGCAGCCGTTGTCACGGGCCCTTTGTAGCCATTAACTGTGGGGGCGTACCCCAGAACCTGGTAGAAAGTGAACTCTTTGGCTATGAAGAAGGTGCCTTTACCGGCGCCCGGGCCAGGGGGGCCAAAGGTAAATTTGAGTTGGCCAATGGCGGTACTCTGTTTCTGGATGAGATAGCCGAACTGCCTTTAGATTGCCAGGCGGCCCTGCTCCGCGTCCTCCAGGAAAAGTGTTATCACCGTATTGGCGGAGTTCAGCTTATTCCCGCAGATGTGCGGATTATCGCTGCCACCAATAAAAATCTTTATGAACAGGTGCAGCAAGGGAAATTTCGCCTGGACCTTTACTACCGGCTAAACGTGATCACCATTGAAATCCCTCCCCTCCGGGAGCGCCGGGAGGATATCGGTATTCTTACGGACCATATCCTGGCGGATTTGAGCAGCCGCTATCATCATGCTGGCCTGGAGGTCTCACCCCAGGTAGACCAGTTGTTCTACACCTATTCCTGGCCGGGTAATGTCCGTGAACTGGTCAATGTCCTGGAAAGGGCTATTCACCTGGCCGATAACAAAATTATTTTGCCCGAGCATCTGCCTACCACCTTACAGACCTTGTACAATGTGAGTCCACAGGACGGCGGGGGTACGGTTATGGATAACCTGGAGGTTCAGACCATTAGATTAGCTCTGAAGCGGTATGGTAACAACATCACCCAGACCTCCCGTTATCTTGGTATCTCACGTAACACCCTGTATCGCAAAATAGAGAAATACCGGATAAAAATATAA